In a single window of the Sesamum indicum cultivar Zhongzhi No. 13 linkage group LG16, S_indicum_v1.0, whole genome shotgun sequence genome:
- the LOC105178529 gene encoding B-box domain protein 31-like, which produces MMRACELCKGVARMHCESDQASLCWDCDAKVHSANFLVARHSRNLLCHVCQSPTRWAASGSKLGPTVSVCQRCVRHDEPGEEDEEEAPEEEEADEEELEENQVVPWPSPSPPPSEESYSSGDEPVGGGVVAVSRELCRLETASANHPCDV; this is translated from the coding sequence ATGATGAGGGCGTGCGAGTTGTGTAAAGGAGTGGCGCGGATGCACTGCGAGTCGGACCAGGCGAGCTTGTGCTGGGACTGCGACGCCAAGGTTCACTCCGCCAACTTCCTGGTGGCCCGGCATTCCAGGAATTTGCTGTGCCACGTGTGCCAGTCGCCGACGCGGTGGGCCGCCTCCGGCTCTAAGCTGGGGCCCACAGTCTCCGTCTGCCAGCGATGCGTTAGACATGATGAACCCggtgaagaagatgaagaagaggcGCCGGAGGAGGAGGAAGCGGACGAGGAGGAGTTGGAGGAGAATCAGGTGGTGCCGTGGCCGTCGCCATCGCCGCCTCCGTCGGAGGAAAGTTACTCGAGTGGTGACGAGCCCGTGGGCGGCGGCGTGGTGGCGGTCTCGAGGGAACTCTGCAGGCTTGAGACTGCTTCTGCAAATCATCCTTGCGatgtatga